GTCGTTCTACGCGCGCTTCCAGCGTCCCGAGCTGCCGGCCGTGCCCATCACCTGGGACATGGCGCACCAGTACTGCGTCTTCGCCGGCAAGCGGCTGCCCACGGAGGCCGAGTGGGAGAAGGCCTCGCGCGGGCCCGAGGGGCGCACCTGGCCCTGGGGCGAGGAGCCTCCGTCGTGCGACAGGGCGAACTACAAGGGCTGTCCGGACAACACGACGAAGCCACCCGGCGGCTTCGCGCCCAATGCCCAGGGCGTCTACGACATGGCGGGCAATGGCTACGAATGGGTGAAGGACTGGTGGACGCCGTGCTACCAGGGCTGTGACAAGGCTTGTGGCAAGGCCTGTGTCGAGGCCAATCCGCGTGGCCCGTGTGATGGCGCGCGCCCGTGCAAGGGCTACACGCAGCGAGTGCTCAAGGGGGGCTCGTGGTACTGGCCTCCGGAGATGATGCGCGGCTCCTGGAGGCGCGGGCAGAACCCGTCGAGCGGGCTCCACCGCCTGAGCTTCCGCTGCGCGTCGTCGAGTGCGCGGCTGTCGGCGTGGCCGCCCCGGTTCATGACGGATCCCCCGGCCCGGCCCGCAGATCCCCCTGCGCCGAGCCAGCAGGAGCGGGAGAAGGCGCTCGCGGTCGTCGAGGACACCGACATCTTCCAGATCCCCGTGTGCCGCAGCAAGGGCAGGGCGCGCCTCGATTGCAGGGATCCGATGAGCTACATCAAGTCGAACGAGGCGCTCCAATACCTCTTCGGTGACGCCATCAAGAACGTGGGCGGGGGCTACGTCGGGCTGGGAGCGGATCAGAGCTATTCGTTCATCGCGCACGCGCGGAGCGAGTGGGCGTGGATCTTCGACTACGATCCGACGGTGATTCGCATCCACCACGTGTTGCGCGCGGTGGTGAAGCGCGCGCCGACGCGCAAGGACTTCGTCGAGGCCTTCACCGACAAGCGCGCGGCGGCGACGCGTACCGCGATCGAGCAGGAGTGGGCCTCGCTGCCGGAGGACGAGCGTGACGCCATCGTCGGTGTGTTCGACCAGGCGCGGCGTCAGCTGTGGGCCGAGTATGCGCGCGAGATGAAGCCCGCGCGTTGGACGGAGGGCTTCGGCTGGCTCCAGAACGACGAGAACTACCGCTACGTGCGGCTGCTCTTCGAGCAGGGGCGCATCACGGCGCTCAAGGGGAACATGCTCACGGACAAGGCGCTGCCGTCGATCGCGCAGGCCGCGCGCGCCGTCGGGGTGCCGATCCGCGTCTACTACCCGTCGAATGCCGAGGAGCAGTGGAAGCAACTGCCCCCCCAGTACCGCTTGAACCTGCGCCAGCTCCCATTCGACGAGCGCACGGTGATCTTGCGGACGTTGTTCACCAAGAAGTTCCACAAGTCGGGCTCGCGCTGGCACTACGTCATCCACGGAGGGCTGCATGCGCAGGCGCACCTCGCCCTTCCTGGCTACGAGAACGTGTGGAGCTTCATGGAGGATCGTCAGCAGGTGGGTGCGTTCCTGGCCAGGGCCGCGGATGCGGACGTGGAGAAGGAGAAGGCATCCGGGCGGAAGCGCTACCTCGACTTCCTGAGCTACATCGGCGTTCCCTCGGGGCGCTCGGAGCCCACGGCCAGCGTGGCCACGCCGCGCGCGGAGTCCACGCCGTGAGGTTGCTGGGGGCGCTCGCCATCGCCGTCCTGCTCGTCGCGGGCCGCGCGTGGGGCGAGGGCTATCCCATCCCCCGGGGTGAGCGCCCCATCGCGTGGAAGGCGGTGGAGAGCGTCGGGGAGTGGCGGATCGAGGGGGATTCTCTCTCCCTCGCCACGCCGCGCGCGAGCCGCAACTACTTCATCCAGGAGGACCTGGCGCTCCCGGCGCCGTTCCTGCGTGCGCGGGTGCGGAACGTGGCCCGCGCGGACCTGGCGATCCTCTTCCGCGCGAAGGTGCGCGCGACCCAGCCCCTGTTCTCGCTCACGGGCTATGGCTTCTACGTCGATGGGCGCCGCGAGACCGTCGGGTTCGTGCGCTACGACGGGGCGCGCGTCGATGACAGTGGGGTGCGTGCCAGGGTGCGCGGGCTCGGGAAGGTGGGGGAGATCGAGATCGCGCTGTTCGTCGCAGGACCCGCCTTCGCCGCTCACGTGTACGACGCACGGAGCAAGAAGGAGCTCGCGAGCCTCACCTGGTCCGACCCGGCGTTCGCCGAAGGCACTCCCGGCGTGTACGCGAACCGGAGCCAGCCTCCCGAGGTGAGCGTGTCACTGTTCGTGCCCGAGCCGCCTCCCCAGGAAGCCTCCGCGCGCGATGGTCTCACCACCGAGTGGCTCGTGCGGCTCATGCGGGGCACGGTGCTGGATGCCCAGGTGCGCGCCCATTTGCGCCGCGCCGATCGCGAGGAGGACGCCGACGTCTACGTGGCCAGCGAGGTTGGCGTGGAGCTCGTGCGTGCGAGCGTGTCCTCCCAGGTGCGTGACATCCGGGCCGGGGTGCCGTACCGCTTGCGCGACCCTTCCTTCAAGACGCGGCTCGCGAAGGCACGCAACGCGCTTCCACGGGACGCGTTCGTCGAGGGAATCAAGGACCCCGAGCTCATCGGGCTCGCGTTGAATGCGCTCGCCGCTCGTGAGCCGGCGCGGGCTCGCGTCATCGAGGTGGGCCGTACGCACGAGGACAGGCCGATCCTCGGGCTGGTGATTGGGGAGGCACCCGAGGATCGCTCCCGCCCGGCGGTGCTGCTGTGTGGCGGTACCCATGCGAACGAGGCGGTGACTCCCGAGGTGCCGCTCGATGCCGCGCGCTGGCTGCTGGAGCACCGGGGGGAGCCTCGCGTCGCGCGCTGGTTGCGCACGTACAACGTCGTCGTCGTCCCGCTCGTCAACCCCGATGGGAGCCATGCCTTCTGGCACGTGTCCGACTCGATCGGGCGCACCAACCGGCGGCGGGACGAGCAGGCGAAGGAACTGGAGCTGCTCGAGTACGGCGTGGACCTAAACCGCAACTATCCCTTCCAGTGGAGGAACGTGGAGGATCGCTTCAACCGGGATGACGTGCGCTCACCGTTCTTCCGTGGACCGGCACCGGGCTCCGAGCCCGAGGTGCGGGCGATGATGAAGCTGGGCGAGGCGTGGCGCTTCGTCGGGATGGTGTCGTACCACGCGGCCGCGACCCGGCTGCTGGTGCCGTACACGGTCGAGGGGGCGCGCGAGCCCGTGCCCTCGGCGGCGTGGGTGTTGGCGCCCGAACTGGTCGCATCCACCCAGGTGAGCCCGGCGGGGAAGCGCTACGAGGCCGTGCGCAATCTCTACCCGGTGGGGGGAACGGATCAGGACTGGTTCTATTGGAGCTTCGGGACGCTCGCGTACATGGTCGAGCTGCCGTTCACGGTGCCGGGAGCACGCCGGCCCCTGGAGCCGATGATCGAGGGCGTGCGACCCATCTGGCAGGTGTTGATGGATCGTTTCCTGGATGGCCCGTCGCTCACGGTGCGGGTGCCGGAGACGTTTCGGGCGGAGGGTCCCGTCATGGTGGCCATCGAGGAGATCCAATGGCCGAACGGGGAGCGCTTCACCACGCATCCGGAGACGGGAGTCTTCCACACGTATCTCCCGGCGGTCGGACGCTACACGGTGCGCGTCACGAGCACGTCGGGGAAGACAATGTCCCGCGCCGTCGAGGTGGGGACGGGCCGTGCCATGGTCACGCTCGAAGACGGCGCGACACCCGGCCCGTGATAACTCCCCTCCCTCTCCCTCCGGGAGAGGGTCGGGGTGAGGGTACCCGCGCCCGTGCACCCCACCGTGCACGGGCGCGACCCCGGGCTCACTTCGAGAGGAATCCGAGCAGCGCCTGGTGCCACTTCTCGGGAGCCTCGAAGTGAGGAATGTGCCCCACGTTCGGAAGCTCCACGAGGGTGGCGTTGGGGAAGGCCTTCGCGGCGCGCTTGCCGAGCTCGGGGTACTGCCCGAACTGCGGGAGCAGCTCGGGGGGCACGCGCCCACGACCGACCACGGTGCGGTCGGCCTGACCGATGACGAGCAGCACGGGGACCTTCACGAGGGGGAACTCGTGGACCACGGGCTGCTGGTAGATCATCTGCTCGGTGGCCGCCGACACCCAGGCGAGCCGCGGATAGTCACCGCTCAGCGTCTGGCGGAAGGGCACCTGGACGTACTCGTCATACTCGGGGCGCCACGTGACGTAGTACGTCTTCTGGTACTTGCGCATTCCCTCCTCGGTGGCGCCGAGCTGGTCGCGGTAGAGGTCCTCGGTGGAGCGCCAGGGGACGAAGAAGCGGTAGTCCTCGAGGCCGATGGGGTTCTCCAGGACGAGGTGGGTGGTGGTCTCGGGGAACAGGCGCGCGAAGCGGGTGGCGACCATGCCGCCCATGGAGTGACCGACCACGATCACCTTTGAGACACCGAGGGTATCGAGCACCTGCTTCGTGTTGTTGGCGAGCGTGTGGAAGCTGTAGTCGAGGGCCGGCTTGGAGGACTTGCCGAAGCCCACCTGATCGGGGACGACGACGCGGTAGCCGGCCTGGCTGAGGGCGCGGATGGTGTCCTTCCAGTAGGCGCCGAAGAAGTTCTTCCCATGCAGCAGCAGGACGGTGCGCCCAGTGGCCTTCCCGGTGGGATGCACGTCCATGTAGGCCATGCGCACGTCCTGCCCCTGGAGCGTGAGCGGGAGGAAACGGACGGGGTATGGGTAGGGATAACCCTCGAGCGCGATGCCGAGCGCTTCGGGGGTCTTCGTCGGCTGGGCGGAGGCGGGCGCGGCGCAGAGCACCAGGATGAGGGCGAGCAGGAGACGTTGAACGGGCATGGATCCTCCGGGAAACGGAATGCGAGGCCTTCCTTATCCGCTCAGGGTGCCTCGCGCTCGGAGAACCGTGATATCGCGTGGCTCCTGGCTCGAGGAGTCGACACTCGAAGGAGGAAGCGGCATGAAGCGCGATTTCGACCTGAGGGACTACAACCGCGAGGCCTGGAACCGCCAGGTATCGATGGGGAACCGGTGGACGGTGCCGGTGGGGCCGGAGGTGATCGCCGCGGCGAGGCGGGGCGAGTGGAGCGTGGTGCTCACTCCGTGCAAGCCGGTGCCTCGCGCCTGGTTCGGAGACCTGACCGGCAAGGACGTGCTGGGTCTGGCGAGCGCCGGAGGGCAGCAGGTGCCGGTGCTCGCCGCCGCGGGGGCGCGTGTCACGGTCTTCGACAACTCCCCCTCCCAACTGGGCCGGGATCGCGAGGTGGCCGAGCGCGAGGGCCTGTCGATCCGCACGGTAGAGGGGGACATGCGCGACCTGTCGGTCTTCCCGGACGCGAGCTTCGATCTGATCTTCCATCCCTGCTCCAACGGCTTCGTGGATGACGTGCGGCCCGTGTGGCGCGAGGCCTTCCGGGTGCTGCGGCCCGGAGGGGTGCTGCTCTCGGGCTTCTGCAATCCGGTCATCTTCCTGTTCGATCCGGACCTGGAGAAGCAGGGGGTGATGCAGCTCAAGTACCGGATGCCGTACTCGGACGTGACCAGCCTCACCGACGCGGAGCGCCGTCGTTACACCGACGTGGGCGAGCCCCTGAGTGTCGCGCACTCACTGGAGGATCAGATCGGCGGGCAGCTCGAGGCCGGCTTCCTGCTCGCCGGCTTCTACGAGGACACGTTCGGTGAGGAGGACCGGCTGTCCGAGTACCTGTCGGGATTCTGTGCCACCCGGGCGGTGAAGCCCGCGAAGGACTAGCCACCATGAGCCTGATCGAACGTCTGCAGTCCTATATGCGCCGCGCAGCCGCGCGAAGTTACGAGGCCATCGCGGTCCCGCCCTTCACGGCGTTCATCCATCCCTCCGACGGGCTCATCTATTTCAACTACGCCATCCCGGACGGGCCCATCACGGGTGACGTGCGCGAGCCCTTGCGGCGGCTCCGTGCGGTGTTCCAGGAGCGCAAGCGGTTGCCCCGCTTCGAGTACGTCTCCGCGCTGGCGCCGACGCTGGCGGACACGCTCCTCGCCTCGGGCTTCCGGCTGGAGGCCGAGGCCCGGGTGATGGTCTGCACGCGCGAGAGCTTCACCCCGGTCCCCGTGCCGGAGGGGCTGTCGTTGTCAGTCCTCACGCCCGGGTCTTCCCGCGAGGAGGTGCGCGCGTACTGCAACACCGGGCGGCGGGGGTTCGTCCCGAACGAGCCCTACGAGGCCCCCGAGGAGGAGCTCTCCAGGGCGTTGGAGGATGTGAAGTCCGGCGGTGCGGTGCTGGGGCGCGTGGAGGGGCAGCCGGCCGTGGTGGGCATGTTCACCCCACCGTCCGAGGGCATCGCCGAGCTCGCCGGGGTGGCGACGCTCGAGGGTTTCCGGAAGCGGGGACTTGGCACCGCGCTGACGTCCCGGGTGGCTCGCGAGGCCTTCGATCGGGGCGTGGAGGTGCTCTTCCTGAGCACCATCACCGAGGAGGCCGGTCGCATCTACGAGCGGGTGGGTTTCCGGTTCGTGACGCGGATGCTCTTCATCGTCGATGCCGCTCCTCCAGAGGGCATCTAGTGGAGTGTCCGCGAAGTTTTTGGACAGAGTCCGAGGGCTCGTGGATATCCCCTCTCCCTCTGGGAGAGGGCTAGGGTGAGGGTCTTCCCGATGGAGCGCATGACCCCATGGGAGCTCACAGAGGGCGGCGAGGGGGGCAGTTGCGTGCCGTGATGCAAGCCGGGGCGCGGAACACGAGGGTGACGACCCTCACCCCCCGCCCTCTCCCAGAGGGAGAGGGAGCATGCGCAACACGACTATCTCCACGAACTTCGTGGACACTCCACTAGCCGTCCGCTCCGGGCCAGGAAAGGGGCGCCCGCTCCTCCCTTCGCCCGGCGGGCGGCGAGGCGGATTTGTTCTCAGCCACGCGGGGGCGCGGTAGCTTGGGCGCGAGATGGAGAATCACCTCGCCCGCGCGCTCGTGTGCCTCACCGTCCTGTTCACGGGGGTGGTGCACGCCGTCGAGTCGCCTCCTGCTTCCGAGAAGCCCGCGTCCACGCGGACCGTGCTGTTGCTCGGCGACAGCCTGATCGTCACCAGCTTCGGCGAGTACCTGGAGAGCTCGCTCAACGAGCAGCCGGGGATTCGCGCCGTGCGCCGGGCGAAGTCCTCCACGGGGCTCGCCCGTCCCGACTTCTTCGACTGGATGAAGGTCGGGCGCGAGGAGATCGAACGCCACCGGCCCGACGTGGTCGTCGTCATCATGGGAGGCAATGACGGGCAGGATCTCACGGACGACAAGGGCAAGGGGCGGGTCCACTGGGGCAAGCCCGCGTGGGAGGCCGCGTACCGTCAGCGCGTCGGGGCGTTCCTGGACATCCTCGCCGCGCCCGGCCGGAAGATCCTCTGGGTCGCGCTGCCCATCACCGGGTTGAAGAATTTCGAGCGCAAGCTGGAGGTGATCCGCCGCGTCCTGCACGAGGCGGTGTCCGCGCGCGAGGACTCGCTCCACCTGGACACGAAGTCCTTCTTCACCGACGCGAAGGGCGGCGTCCTGCGCGAGGCCTCCGTCGAGGGCTTCCGCAAGCCGATGCGGCTGAAGATGGACGATGGCGTCCACTTCACGGTGGCGGGCGGCCGGTACTTCGCGAGCAAGGTCCGTCCCGCGGTACTCGCTCTGCTCGGATCCACCATGCCGGAGCCCGACACCGTCCCGACTCCGCCCGAAGCGGCGGGAAGTCCGGAGCCGGCGGTCTGCCGCGAGTCCGATGCCGCATCCGAGGTCCCGATGACGCCCATGGCCTTCTGCGGTCCGTGAGGCATGCCGGGGCCCGTCGTCGCACACCGCCTGGTTGCGCTCCTGTTGCCGCTGGCGACATGCTCGTGCGGAGCCGTCACCATGACTCCAGCCACCGTGCGTGTCTCCGCCTCCCTCGCGTCCACTGCCTCCGCCTCGACTTCGGCCTCCGAGCGGCTGCCGGTGTTGTTGGTGCATGGCATCGATGACGATGCGCGTACCCTGGCACCGCTCGCGGCGTGGTTGACGCGGGCCGGCTTTCAGCAAGTGCGGATCGTCGAGCTGAAGCCCAACAACGGAGATGCACCCATCGCGGTGCTGGCCGGGCAGGTGGCCGAGGCCGCCGCGGACCTGCGCGCGCGGACGGGCAGTGCGCGGCTGGACGTGGTGGGCTTCAGCATGGGGGCACTCGTCAGCCGCTACTACCTGCAGCGGCTGGAGGGCCGGGCTCACGTGCGCCGCTTCGTGTCCATCTCCGGGCCCCATGCCGGAACGCTCACGGGCTGGTTGCGTTACAACCCCGGGGCCCGGGACATGCGGCCGGGGAGCGAGCTGCTGCGAGGGCTCTCCGCCGAGCCGGCTCCCTTTGGTGACGTCCAGGTCTTCACCCTGTGGACGCCGCTCGATCTGATGATCATCCCGGCCAACTCCTCTCGCCTGGACGGAGCGCGGGAGCGCACCATTCCCGTCATCCTGCACCCCCTCATGGTGAGGGACGGCCGGGCGCTCCGCGCGGTGGAGGAGGCGCTGACGGTGGAGCGTCCGGAGGACTTCATGCCCCGGCCGCTCGTGCCTCCGCGCGAACCGTGACGCCCGGGTGTCAGGATGGGGTGGGCCCGGAGCCCGAGGGCGCCGGGGCTGGCCTCTTCGGCACCAGGGAACGGCGCGGGCCCCGGATGGCGTAGTTGAGCAGCATCGCCGCCGGCATGAGCATCCCCAGTCCCTGGGTGAGGTTTTCGGGCGGATGGACCACCGCGCCGAGTGCCATCGCGGCGAAGAGAACACCACAGACCACACGGATGATGAGGGAGCTCACGAGCGTTTCCTTGGAACGGTGCGAACCATGATAACCAGGGGTTCACACCGCGCACGTCCACCCCATGCGAAAGTCCTCCTCCGCTCTGCCCGCGCTCCTGATTGGTCTGGGCTCGGCGCTGTTCTTCACCATGACCTATGTGCTCAACCGCAGCATGGCGGCGGCGGGGGGACACTGGGCCTGGAGCGCGGCGCTGCGCTACTTCATCATGCTGCCCATCCTGTCCGTGCTGGTGGGCCTGCGCGGAGGCTGGCCCTCGCTGGGGGCCGAGCTGCGGCGGCACCCGCGTGAGTGGTTGCTCTGGGGCGGGGTGGGCTTCGGCGTCTTCTACTCGTTCCTGGCCTTGTCGGCCGACTACGGGCCCTCGTGGCTGATCGCCGGCTCCTTCCAACTGACGGTGCTCGCCGGCCCGCTGCTCTCCCCGTTCATCTACACGGACGCCCGGCGGCGGATACCGCTCAAGGCCGTGGCGGTGGGCTCGCTGATCCTCGTGGGCGTGCTGGTCCTGCAGCTGGGTCACTTCCACCTGGCCATGCCCGCCAGTGCCTGGCTGGCCCTGGTCTTCGTGGTGCTCTCGGCCTCGGCCTACCCGCTGGGCAACCGCAAGCTGATGCTGCACCTGGAGCGCGAGGGCGTCTCGCTGGATGCCAGCCAGCGCGTGCTGGGCATGACGGTGGGCAGCCTGCCGGTGTGGTTGTGCGTGGCGGCCTACGGCTACGTCCGGGCGGGGTGGCCCTCGCCAATGCAGGTGCTGCAGTCCGCTGGCGTGGCGGTGTCCTCCGGGGTGATCGCCACCACGCTGTTCTTCCGCGCCACGCACATGACCGCGAACAACCCGGTGGGACTGGCCGCCGTCGAGGCCACGCAGGCCACCGAGCTGCTCTTCGCGCTGGTGCTGGGCGTGCTCTTCCTGGGCGAGGAGTGGCCCTCACCCTTCAGCCTGGTGGGGGCCGCGCTCATCGTGGTGGGTATGGTGCTCTACAGCCGCATCAGCGTGAGCTCCGAGCTGGAGCCCACCGCCGTGCAGTCGTGACTAGCCGAGCCAGTCGATGAGGGCGCGGACCGTCTCCTCCCGCCGGCGGGAGGACTCCTGGACGGCCTGGAGCGTGCCCGTCAGCGCGCCCATCATCCCTCGGGAAGCCCGCTCGGGAGCCGTCCGGTAGTTCTCCGCCAGCTGCTCCAACTGCTCGCGCAGCCACGGGTAGCGATCGCGCACGCGGGCCGGCTCGGTGCCCGCCTTCACCTCCGTGAGGAGCGACGTGGCGAGCTGCCGCCATCCATCGAGGCCCTGCCCGGTGCGGCCCGCGAAGCCGCGGCGCACCATCGGTCTGACGAAGAACGGCATGGACGCGAAGTCACGCTCCGTGTCCTCGATGGCATTGCGGAACGCGGCGACGAGCGTGACGGAATCCGAGGTGGTGGCGGTCATGGGGGCTCAGGCGCTCCGTGTGGCGGGGGTTGTCGAGTCGTCGAGTGAGGCGAGCAGCGAGTCCAGGCCCGTGCGCGTGACGGTGCGCGGCGAGCCGAGGGGGAGGCACAAGGGCTTGCGGCGGCGCGCCAGCAGGGAGATGAGGGCCGAGGCCGAGGTCGGACCGTCGCTCTCCTCCAGCCACAGGCCCAGCGCCTCGGCGTTCTCGCGGTAGGTGGGCTCCTGCCGCAGTCGCGTCACCTCCTGGCGCAGGCGCTCCGCGGTCAGCTCCAGCAGGGGCAGGAACAGCCCGACACCGAGGTACTCCACCCGCCGCGCGTTGTCGTGCTGCTCGCCGCCCACCGGAATCACCAGCAGGGGCTTGCCCGCCGCCAGCGTCTCGTTGGTGGTGTTGTTGCCCCCGTGGCCGATGACGAGATCCATCTTCGGCAGCAGGTCCACCTGGGGGACGCGGCGGAAGAGGAGCACGTTGGACGGCAGGGGCTTGGAGATCAGGCTCGGGTAGGCCGCTCCCGCGCTCACGACGACCTGGATGCCCGGCGCGTCGAGTCCCCGGAGGATGGTGCGGAACACCTCTGGCTTGTCGTTGAAGACGGTGCCGAGCGAGACGTACACCTTGTAGAGGTTGTTGTTCAGCTTCTCGAAGGGGAAGCCCTCGGCATCGATGCCGCGTCGCGTCGAGAAGCAGGGGCCGACGTAGAAGCAGCTCTGTCCCTCGTTGGAGCGCGGCGCCTCGAGCCCCTCGTGGCTCATCACCAGGTTGAGCCAGGGCGAGGCGGGGTTGCGCAGCACGTCGTCCGGACCGGGGCCCAACCCGAGCGAGCGCCGGACCTTGTTCATCTTGCGCGCCAGCTTCGCGAGCACCTCCGCCTCGGCGTCCTCGGCGGCCTTCAGCTCGGGACCGGTCTGGGTGCCGAGCGGCAGACCGCTGCCCCAGGGGGGCACGCCACGGCCCCGGAAGGTGAGGCCCGAGTGGTAGACGGCCGCCCAGGGCAGGCCCAGCTTCTCGGCCGCGAGGATGGCCGGGTAGAAGACGAAGTCGGTCACCACCACCTCGACGGGGTTCTTCTCCAGCCTGCGGATCACCTCGCGTGCACCCGACTCGGCCCCGGCGGTGAAGAGCTCCAGGGCGATCCGGGTCTCCTGGTAGGCCATGCTCCGGGCGAGCCGGATGGCGTGGTAGAGCACGCCGAGTGCGGGACGAAGTCGTTCCAACGGCAGTCCCGCGCGCTCCACCATGGCGGGCACGTCCACCACGTTGTTGAGGATGTCTGGCCGCAGCCGGAACCCCAGGGAGGGTGCCCCCGGCACGAGGAGGCGAGGGTTGTAGACACCCTCGACCTTCATCTTCAGTGCCGTCGACAGCAGCGTGTTGAGGTGTCCCACCGTGGGGTGGCACAGGAATGCGATGTCACTCATGTACCCCTATGATGGACGAGCACGCGGTCGCATGCGAGTGCCACTCCCTCGGCTGGGGTTCGTTTTGCTACGGGTGTGGTCCAGGTTGGCGCGTCGCGTCGGCGCTCTGCTGGTGAGTCGGTTCCAGGTGGAGCGATAGGCTCAGGGGGCCTCTGGCGATGATCGACCGCGACCAGGAGAGCTCGCTCCGCGAGAGGGAGAAGCCGCGGATTCGCGAGAAGAGTGCCTCGAGCCCCAGGCGGGCCTCCAGGCGAGCGAGCATCGCTCCCAGGCAGAAGTGGGGGCCGTGTCCGAAGGACAGGTGGCTCTGGCCCTCGCGCTCCAGGAGGAAGCGGTCCGCCTGGGGGAAGCGGCGCTCGTCGCGCATGGCCGCGCCCATCAGGACGACGACGAGGGCCCCGCGGGGGATGGTGACTCCGGAGAGCTCCACGTCCTCGGTCGCGAGCCGGAGGCTGCTCTGCCCGGGTGGCTCGTAGCGGAGGACCTCCTCGACGAGCCGGGGGATGAGCGCCGGCTCCGCGCGCACGCGCTCCAGCTCGTGCGGATGGTCCGCGAGGACGACCATCGTGTTGGCGAGGAGGTACACGGTCGTCTCCATGCCTGCGGGCACCATGCCGAAGAGGAAGCTCAGGAGCTCCTCGTGCGTCAGCGCCTCCGAGCGGAGCAGCTCGCTCACCAGGTCATCG
This is a stretch of genomic DNA from Archangium violaceum. It encodes these proteins:
- a CDS encoding DMT family transporter, giving the protein MRKSSSALPALLIGLGSALFFTMTYVLNRSMAAAGGHWAWSAALRYFIMLPILSVLVGLRGGWPSLGAELRRHPREWLLWGGVGFGVFYSFLALSADYGPSWLIAGSFQLTVLAGPLLSPFIYTDARRRIPLKAVAVGSLILVGVLVLQLGHFHLAMPASAWLALVFVVLSASAYPLGNRKLMLHLEREGVSLDASQRVLGMTVGSLPVWLCVAAYGYVRAGWPSPMQVLQSAGVAVSSGVIATTLFFRATHMTANNPVGLAAVEATQATELLFALVLGVLFLGEEWPSPFSLVGAALIVVGMVLYSRISVSSELEPTAVQS
- a CDS encoding class I SAM-dependent methyltransferase codes for the protein MKRDFDLRDYNREAWNRQVSMGNRWTVPVGPEVIAAARRGEWSVVLTPCKPVPRAWFGDLTGKDVLGLASAGGQQVPVLAAAGARVTVFDNSPSQLGRDREVAEREGLSIRTVEGDMRDLSVFPDASFDLIFHPCSNGFVDDVRPVWREAFRVLRPGGVLLSGFCNPVIFLFDPDLEKQGVMQLKYRMPYSDVTSLTDAERRRYTDVGEPLSVAHSLEDQIGGQLEAGFLLAGFYEDTFGEEDRLSEYLSGFCATRAVKPAKD
- a CDS encoding alpha/beta fold hydrolase; the protein is MPVQRLLLALILVLCAAPASAQPTKTPEALGIALEGYPYPYPVRFLPLTLQGQDVRMAYMDVHPTGKATGRTVLLLHGKNFFGAYWKDTIRALSQAGYRVVVPDQVGFGKSSKPALDYSFHTLANNTKQVLDTLGVSKVIVVGHSMGGMVATRFARLFPETTTHLVLENPIGLEDYRFFVPWRSTEDLYRDQLGATEEGMRKYQKTYYVTWRPEYDEYVQVPFRQTLSGDYPRLAWVSAATEQMIYQQPVVHEFPLVKVPVLLVIGQADRTVVGRGRVPPELLPQFGQYPELGKRAAKAFPNATLVELPNVGHIPHFEAPEKWHQALLGFLSK
- a CDS encoding GNAT family N-acetyltransferase; protein product: MSLIERLQSYMRRAAARSYEAIAVPPFTAFIHPSDGLIYFNYAIPDGPITGDVREPLRRLRAVFQERKRLPRFEYVSALAPTLADTLLASGFRLEAEARVMVCTRESFTPVPVPEGLSLSVLTPGSSREEVRAYCNTGRRGFVPNEPYEAPEEELSRALEDVKSGGAVLGRVEGQPAVVGMFTPPSEGIAELAGVATLEGFRKRGLGTALTSRVAREAFDRGVEVLFLSTITEEAGRIYERVGFRFVTRMLFIVDAAPPEGI
- a CDS encoding M14 family metallopeptidase, which produces MRLLGALAIAVLLVAGRAWGEGYPIPRGERPIAWKAVESVGEWRIEGDSLSLATPRASRNYFIQEDLALPAPFLRARVRNVARADLAILFRAKVRATQPLFSLTGYGFYVDGRRETVGFVRYDGARVDDSGVRARVRGLGKVGEIEIALFVAGPAFAAHVYDARSKKELASLTWSDPAFAEGTPGVYANRSQPPEVSVSLFVPEPPPQEASARDGLTTEWLVRLMRGTVLDAQVRAHLRRADREEDADVYVASEVGVELVRASVSSQVRDIRAGVPYRLRDPSFKTRLAKARNALPRDAFVEGIKDPELIGLALNALAAREPARARVIEVGRTHEDRPILGLVIGEAPEDRSRPAVLLCGGTHANEAVTPEVPLDAARWLLEHRGEPRVARWLRTYNVVVVPLVNPDGSHAFWHVSDSIGRTNRRRDEQAKELELLEYGVDLNRNYPFQWRNVEDRFNRDDVRSPFFRGPAPGSEPEVRAMMKLGEAWRFVGMVSYHAAATRLLVPYTVEGAREPVPSAAWVLAPELVASTQVSPAGKRYEAVRNLYPVGGTDQDWFYWSFGTLAYMVELPFTVPGARRPLEPMIEGVRPIWQVLMDRFLDGPSLTVRVPETFRAEGPVMVAIEEIQWPNGERFTTHPETGVFHTYLPAVGRYTVRVTSTSGKTMSRAVEVGTGRAMVTLEDGATPGP
- a CDS encoding SUMF1/EgtB/PvdO family nonheme iron enzyme; this encodes MTPLVLIWLLAAVPCEKTPPPGMVCIEGSDAILGADDQTPAEKPRHAVFVETFYVDAKEVTVGDYTRCERAGACPKLPRPSFYARFQRPELPAVPITWDMAHQYCVFAGKRLPTEAEWEKASRGPEGRTWPWGEEPPSCDRANYKGCPDNTTKPPGGFAPNAQGVYDMAGNGYEWVKDWWTPCYQGCDKACGKACVEANPRGPCDGARPCKGYTQRVLKGGSWYWPPEMMRGSWRRGQNPSSGLHRLSFRCASSSARLSAWPPRFMTDPPARPADPPAPSQQEREKALAVVEDTDIFQIPVCRSKGRARLDCRDPMSYIKSNEALQYLFGDAIKNVGGGYVGLGADQSYSFIAHARSEWAWIFDYDPTVIRIHHVLRAVVKRAPTRKDFVEAFTDKRAAATRTAIEQEWASLPEDERDAIVGVFDQARRQLWAEYAREMKPARWTEGFGWLQNDENYRYVRLLFEQGRITALKGNMLTDKALPSIAQAARAVGVPIRVYYPSNAEEQWKQLPPQYRLNLRQLPFDERTVILRTLFTKKFHKSGSRWHYVIHGGLHAQAHLALPGYENVWSFMEDRQQVGAFLARAADADVEKEKASGRKRYLDFLSYIGVPSGRSEPTASVATPRAESTP
- a CDS encoding SGNH/GDSL hydrolase family protein, which codes for MENHLARALVCLTVLFTGVVHAVESPPASEKPASTRTVLLLGDSLIVTSFGEYLESSLNEQPGIRAVRRAKSSTGLARPDFFDWMKVGREEIERHRPDVVVVIMGGNDGQDLTDDKGKGRVHWGKPAWEAAYRQRVGAFLDILAAPGRKILWVALPITGLKNFERKLEVIRRVLHEAVSAREDSLHLDTKSFFTDAKGGVLREASVEGFRKPMRLKMDDGVHFTVAGGRYFASKVRPAVLALLGSTMPEPDTVPTPPEAAGSPEPAVCRESDAASEVPMTPMAFCGP
- a CDS encoding lipase family alpha/beta hydrolase, which encodes MTPATVRVSASLASTASASTSASERLPVLLVHGIDDDARTLAPLAAWLTRAGFQQVRIVELKPNNGDAPIAVLAGQVAEAAADLRARTGSARLDVVGFSMGALVSRYYLQRLEGRAHVRRFVSISGPHAGTLTGWLRYNPGARDMRPGSELLRGLSAEPAPFGDVQVFTLWTPLDLMIIPANSSRLDGARERTIPVILHPLMVRDGRALRAVEEALTVERPEDFMPRPLVPPREP